The following are from one region of the Novosphingobium humi genome:
- a CDS encoding 2-hydroxyacid dehydrogenase, translating to MIPAEILITAPMLPTVIAQLGECFTTHHLWQVSDKPAFLHEVGPRIRGVATSTLYGRVGEDLLAHLPSAEIIASFGVGYDNIDVDAALARRVIVTNTPGVLTEETADLALGLLLSTIRQIPAAERHLREGRWRERSFPLSTSLRGRRVGILGLGDIGKAVARRLEGFAVDIAYCGRRPQDVPYAYYPTPLALAQAVDVLIVLIPGGAATRHTVNAAVLEALGPDGVLINVARGSVVDTQALIAALREGKILTAGLDVFEDEPRVPAELLDIPGLVLLPHIGSASVSTRAAMGQLVVDNLVNWFSGRGALTPVAEVLGIL from the coding sequence ATGATTCCGGCAGAAATTCTGATCACCGCACCGATGCTGCCGACCGTCATTGCCCAGTTGGGCGAATGCTTTACCACCCATCATCTCTGGCAGGTTTCGGACAAACCGGCCTTTCTGCATGAAGTCGGCCCGCGCATTCGCGGCGTGGCAACATCGACCCTCTATGGCCGGGTGGGCGAGGATCTGCTGGCGCATCTGCCATCCGCGGAAATCATCGCCAGCTTTGGTGTGGGCTATGACAATATCGATGTCGATGCGGCGCTGGCCCGGCGGGTTATCGTCACCAACACACCCGGCGTGCTGACCGAGGAAACCGCCGATCTGGCGCTGGGCCTGCTGCTCTCCACGATTCGCCAGATCCCCGCCGCCGAACGCCATCTGCGCGAAGGCCGATGGCGCGAACGCTCCTTCCCGCTCTCGACTTCGCTGCGCGGGCGGCGCGTGGGCATCCTGGGCCTTGGCGACATCGGCAAGGCGGTGGCGCGGCGGCTTGAAGGTTTCGCCGTCGATATCGCCTATTGCGGACGCCGCCCCCAGGACGTGCCCTATGCCTACTACCCCACGCCGCTGGCGCTGGCGCAGGCGGTCGACGTGCTGATCGTGCTGATCCCCGGCGGCGCGGCCACGCGCCATACTGTGAATGCGGCCGTGCTCGAAGCGCTGGGGCCTGACGGCGTGCTGATCAACGTGGCGCGGGGCAGCGTGGTCGATACGCAGGCGCTGATCGCCGCCCTGCGCGAGGGAAAAATCCTGACCGCCGGGCTCGACGTGTTCGAGGACGAACCGCGCGTGCCCGCCGAATTGCTTGACATTCCCGGACTGGTGCTGCTGCCCCATATCGGATCGGCATCGGTCAGTACGCGGGCCGCCATGGGGCAACTGGTGGTGGATAATCTGGTCAACTGGTTTTCCGGGCGCGGCGCGTTGACCCCGGTGGCGGAGGTTTTGGGGATTTTGTAA
- the recG gene encoding ATP-dependent DNA helicase RecG — MRPDLLNPLFAEASGLKGVGPGLARPLEKLGLKRIRDFIYHLPDRFVHRRAIADLDEGSIGEQVVIALTPVEYRGGPSPKAPFRVLAEDAKGNLCTLAYFGRNAGWAKKQLPLGEKRWVAGRLDQFGQNLQIVHPDHVNPEGAAMLGQLAEAIYPLSEGLTQGRMAALVQQALTHAPDLPEWCEQGVVDRMGWPVWREALTQAHRDEHKEARDRLAYDELLANSLALMLVRASNRRTQGQALRGDGRLRGALKLPFALTGAQARAIAEIEGDLAQAAPMLRLLQGDVGSGKTVVALESLLIAVEAGAQGALLAPTEILARQHFETLRRMAAPTGVNIALYTGRDKGRARESILMGLMDGSIDIVIGTHAIFQDAVVYRNLGLVVIDEQHRFGVGQRLMLTQKGKGTHCLAMTATPIPRTLTLAQYGEMDVSRLDELPPGRQAIDTRVVAQERLGDVVEALARHFSTGQQAYWVCPMVRESEVADLAAAEERHEMLSLRFGEDAVLVHGQMKPEQKDAAMERFASGQAKLLVATTVIEVGVDVPNATLMVIEQAERFGLAQLHQLRGRVGRGSEKSTCLLLRGETLSEVSRERLALMRETQDGFRLAEEDLRLRGGGELLGTRQSGDTPFRVASLDQITRLLPMAHDDARLLIERDGGLTGERGAAARVLLYLFERDWGVQLLRGG, encoded by the coding sequence ATGCGTCCTGATTTGCTCAATCCGCTGTTTGCCGAGGCCAGTGGCCTTAAAGGTGTGGGGCCGGGTCTGGCCCGTCCGCTGGAAAAGCTGGGGCTGAAACGGATCCGGGATTTCATCTATCATCTGCCCGACCGTTTCGTGCATCGCCGCGCGATTGCCGATCTGGACGAGGGCAGCATCGGCGAACAGGTGGTCATCGCGCTGACCCCGGTGGAATATCGCGGCGGGCCCTCGCCCAAGGCGCCGTTTCGCGTGCTGGCCGAGGATGCGAAAGGCAACCTTTGCACGCTGGCCTATTTCGGGCGCAATGCGGGCTGGGCCAAAAAGCAGTTGCCGCTGGGCGAGAAGCGCTGGGTCGCCGGGCGGCTGGATCAGTTCGGCCAGAATTTGCAGATCGTCCACCCCGACCATGTGAACCCGGAAGGCGCGGCCATGCTGGGCCAACTGGCCGAGGCGATCTATCCCTTGTCCGAGGGCCTGACACAGGGCCGGATGGCCGCGCTGGTGCAGCAGGCGCTGACCCATGCGCCGGACCTGCCCGAATGGTGCGAGCAGGGCGTGGTGGACCGGATGGGCTGGCCGGTCTGGCGCGAGGCTTTGACGCAGGCCCATCGCGATGAGCACAAAGAGGCGCGCGACCGGCTGGCCTATGACGAATTGCTGGCCAATTCTCTGGCACTGATGCTGGTGCGGGCCAGCAATCGCCGGACGCAGGGGCAGGCGTTGCGCGGGGATGGGCGGCTGCGCGGGGCTTTGAAATTGCCCTTTGCGCTGACTGGCGCGCAGGCCCGCGCGATTGCCGAGATCGAGGGCGATCTGGCGCAAGCGGCGCCGATGCTGCGTTTGCTGCAAGGCGATGTGGGGTCGGGCAAGACCGTGGTGGCGCTGGAAAGCCTGTTGATCGCGGTGGAGGCCGGGGCACAGGGGGCTTTGCTGGCCCCGACCGAAATCCTTGCGCGCCAGCATTTTGAGACTTTGCGCCGGATGGCTGCGCCGACGGGCGTCAATATTGCGCTCTACACCGGACGCGACAAGGGCCGCGCGCGCGAATCGATCCTGATGGGATTGATGGATGGCAGCATCGACATCGTGATCGGCACCCATGCGATCTTTCAGGACGCGGTGGTCTATCGCAATCTGGGCCTTGTGGTGATCGACGAGCAGCACCGCTTTGGCGTGGGCCAGCGGCTGATGCTGACGCAAAAGGGCAAGGGCACGCATTGCCTGGCCATGACCGCCACGCCCATCCCGCGCACGCTGACGCTGGCGCAATATGGCGAGATGGATGTGAGTCGCCTCGACGAGTTGCCGCCGGGGCGTCAGGCGATCGACACGCGTGTGGTGGCGCAGGAACGGCTGGGCGATGTGGTGGAAGCCTTGGCCCGCCATTTTAGCACCGGGCAGCAGGCCTACTGGGTGTGCCCCATGGTGCGCGAGAGCGAGGTGGCCGACCTTGCCGCCGCCGAGGAGCGCCACGAGATGCTCTCGCTGCGCTTTGGCGAGGATGCGGTGCTGGTCCATGGCCAGATGAAGCCCGAGCAAAAAGACGCCGCGATGGAGCGTTTCGCCAGCGGGCAGGCCAAGCTGCTGGTGGCGACCACGGTGATCGAGGTGGGCGTGGACGTGCCCAATGCCACGCTGATGGTGATCGAACAGGCCGAGCGGTTTGGATTGGCGCAACTCCACCAGTTGCGCGGGCGCGTGGGGCGGGGCAGCGAGAAATCGACCTGCCTGCTGCTGCGCGGCGAGACATTGAGCGAGGTTTCACGCGAGCGACTGGCGTTGATGCGCGAGACGCAGGATGGCTTCCGACTGGCCGAGGAGGATCTGCGTCTGCGCGGCGGGGGCGAATTGCTGGGCACGCGGCAATCGGGGGATACGCCGTTTCGTGTGGCCTCGCTCGATCAGATCACGCGCCTGTTGCCGATGGCGCATGATGATGCCCGCCTGCTGATTGAGCGTGACGGGGGGCTGACCGGAGAGCGCGGCGCGGCGGCGCGGGTGTTGTTGTACCTGTTCGAGCGGGATTGGGGGGTGCAGTTGTTGCGGGGGGGATAG
- a CDS encoding host attachment protein: MLLPHGTVIAVIDARNFRLLRNIGDEANPELAEAPAPHLDAHNHSGASHHGSTVTMAHDAHANAAIEWLAQEVQGHRIAHLVVIAAPRSLGELRKAYTKGIEQALLGELAKDLGEARGPEILAQLRGR; this comes from the coding sequence ATGCTTCTGCCCCATGGCACCGTGATCGCCGTGATCGACGCCCGCAATTTCCGCCTGCTGCGCAATATTGGCGATGAGGCCAACCCGGAGCTGGCCGAGGCCCCCGCCCCGCATCTGGACGCGCATAACCATTCGGGCGCCAGCCATCATGGTTCGACCGTCACCATGGCCCATGACGCCCATGCCAACGCCGCCATCGAATGGCTGGCGCAGGAAGTGCAGGGACACCGGATCGCCCATCTTGTGGTCATCGCCGCCCCGCGCAGCCTTGGCGAATTGCGCAAGGCCTATACCAAGGGCATCGAGCAGGCGCTGCTGGGCGAACTGGCCAAGGATCTGGGCGAGGCCAGAGGCCCTGAAATTCTCGCGCAGCTGCGCGGGCGCTGA
- a CDS encoding succinate dehydrogenase assembly factor 2, which translates to MTDSFDQAHQDRLKRLHYRAWHRGTREADYMIGGFFDTFHAQWGEQQLVWFEKLIDEEDVDIMGWALGTLNTPPEYEGPMMAALKKLDYVDIPR; encoded by the coding sequence ATGACCGACTCCTTTGACCAAGCCCATCAGGACCGTCTGAAACGCCTGCACTATCGCGCATGGCATCGCGGCACGCGTGAGGCCGATTACATGATCGGCGGCTTCTTCGACACGTTCCATGCCCAGTGGGGCGAGCAGCAGCTCGTCTGGTTCGAAAAGCTGATCGACGAGGAAGATGTGGACATCATGGGCTGGGCGCTGGGCACGCTGAATACCCCGCCCGAATATGAAGGGCCGATGATGGCCGCGCTGAAAAAGCTGGATTACGTCGATATTCCGCGTTGA
- the mfd gene encoding transcription-repair coupling factor, which yields MADISRILGAKSPLTLAGLSRGSQPLVLADLARSAAHKGGRAVFVAADDAAMRGIADVAPVFAPELEVIEFPAWDCLPYDRSSPALSVSSRRLAALHRLQQPAKTPQLLVTTIAAVLQRVLTPFRIRESVRLLKSGAEVGRETLTSLLSRAGYARTDTVADAGEYAVRGSIFDIFPSGMEHGLRLDFFGDEIETLRLFDPNTQRTVGTVDQHLLLPASEAMLEDATVKRFRTRYREMFGATATSDPLYQAITDGRRLAGMEHWLPLLEDRLVTIFDHLAGDDLLVVDASAAHAAEERLTDIADYYAARKDTSGKAPGAYRPLEPASLYLTQDELTARLAAWPAHRAEPFPQPDGAATVDFAFGNARDFAPERARGDNAYEAAAKHLLTAARSGRRAILAAYSTGSRARITSILAEAQAPGPTLADNWQEALGIAGTGRVAAIVMPLDTGFANADIELVTEQDLLGDRLVRRKKKKKSADAFLAELAALTPGDLVVHMEHGIGRYEGLQSIPVGGSAHDCVMLTYAGGDKLYVPVENLDVLSRFGSESEGVALDRLGGEGWQKRRAKLRERIREIAHELLKTAALRALKTAPALLADPASYDPFCDRFPWAETEDQEAAISDVIEDLASGRPMDRLVCGDVGFGKTEVALRAAFVAAMAGQQVAVVAPTTLLARQHHKGFTERFAGFPLNVGRLSRLVPDKEASLTRAGLEDGTVDIVVGTHALLAKNVKFKRLGLVIVDEEQRFGVNHKERLKQLRADVHMLTLTATPIPRTLQMAMSGLRELSTIQTPPVDRLAVRTYVMEWDEVVMREALLREHHRGGQSFIVVPRISDMAEIEDWLHAAVPEVKYIAAHGQMSASEVEERMSAFYERRYDVLVSTTIVESGIDIPSANTIIIHRADRFGLAQLYQLRGRVGRSKLRAYAYLTTPGGRALNETAEKRLKVLGDLDSLGAGFQLASHDLDIRGAGNLLGDEQSGHIREVGFELYQSMLEDAILAAKAGEYGLERESTKGLSPQITVDAPIMIPEDYVPDLAVRMALYRRLNDAEDTREVEALSAEMIDRFGPLPSATENLIQLIQIKRQAIEAHIAKIDVGPRGTLVAFHNDNFPDPAGLFAYVERVGGAVKLRPDSKLVVQRAWGDPKARLNGLFQLTKGLSAVARKGKKK from the coding sequence ATGGCTGATATCTCCCGCATTCTTGGCGCCAAATCGCCCCTGACGCTGGCGGGCCTGTCGCGCGGCAGCCAGCCTCTGGTGCTGGCCGATCTGGCGCGCAGCGCGGCGCACAAGGGGGGCCGCGCGGTATTTGTGGCGGCCGATGATGCCGCGATGCGCGGTATTGCCGATGTCGCCCCGGTCTTTGCGCCAGAGCTGGAGGTCATTGAATTTCCCGCGTGGGACTGCCTGCCCTATGACCGCTCCAGCCCGGCGCTGTCGGTCTCCTCGCGCCGCCTTGCCGCACTGCATCGGTTGCAACAGCCCGCCAAGACTCCGCAACTACTGGTCACGACGATTGCCGCCGTGCTGCAAAGGGTGCTCACGCCCTTCCGCATCCGCGAATCGGTGCGCCTGCTCAAATCCGGGGCCGAGGTGGGGCGCGAGACGCTGACCTCGCTGCTCTCGCGCGCGGGCTATGCGCGGACCGATACGGTGGCGGATGCTGGCGAATATGCGGTGCGCGGCTCGATCTTCGACATTTTTCCTTCCGGCATGGAACACGGCCTGCGCCTCGATTTCTTTGGCGACGAGATCGAGACGCTGCGCCTGTTCGACCCCAATACCCAGCGCACCGTGGGCACGGTGGACCAGCACCTATTGCTGCCCGCCAGCGAGGCGATGCTGGAGGATGCCACCGTCAAGCGCTTCCGCACCCGATACCGCGAGATGTTCGGGGCGACGGCCACCTCCGATCCGCTCTATCAGGCGATCACCGATGGGCGGCGTCTGGCGGGGATGGAACATTGGCTGCCGCTGCTGGAGGACCGGCTGGTCACGATCTTCGACCATCTGGCAGGCGATGATCTGCTGGTGGTCGATGCCTCGGCGGCCCATGCCGCCGAAGAGCGCCTGACCGACATTGCCGACTATTACGCGGCGCGCAAGGACACGTCGGGCAAGGCCCCCGGCGCCTATCGCCCGCTCGAACCGGCCTCGCTTTATCTGACCCAGGATGAACTGACCGCGCGCCTTGCCGCATGGCCCGCCCACCGCGCCGAGCCTTTCCCCCAGCCCGATGGCGCGGCCACGGTTGATTTCGCCTTTGGCAATGCCCGCGATTTTGCCCCTGAACGCGCGCGGGGCGACAATGCCTATGAGGCCGCCGCCAAGCACCTGCTGACCGCCGCGCGTTCGGGCCGCCGCGCCATCCTTGCCGCCTATTCCACCGGCAGCCGGGCGCGCATCACGTCGATCCTGGCCGAGGCGCAAGCCCCCGGCCCCACGCTTGCCGACAATTGGCAGGAGGCGCTGGGTATTGCCGGGACGGGCCGCGTGGCGGCCATCGTCATGCCGCTCGACACCGGCTTTGCCAATGCCGACATCGAGCTGGTCACCGAACAGGACCTGCTGGGCGACCGTCTGGTGCGCCGCAAAAAGAAGAAGAAATCGGCTGACGCTTTCCTTGCCGAACTGGCAGCGTTAACGCCCGGCGATCTGGTCGTGCATATGGAGCATGGCATCGGGCGCTATGAGGGGTTGCAGTCGATCCCGGTCGGCGGATCGGCGCATGATTGCGTGATGCTGACCTATGCCGGGGGCGACAAGCTCTATGTCCCGGTGGAAAATCTCGATGTGCTTTCGCGCTTTGGGTCCGAATCCGAAGGCGTTGCGCTGGATCGGCTGGGCGGCGAAGGATGGCAGAAGCGGCGCGCCAAATTGCGCGAGCGTATCCGCGAGATCGCGCATGAATTGCTGAAAACCGCCGCCCTGCGCGCGCTGAAAACCGCGCCCGCATTGCTCGCTGATCCGGCCAGCTATGATCCCTTCTGCGACCGGTTTCCGTGGGCCGAGACCGAGGATCAGGAAGCGGCGATTTCCGATGTCATCGAGGATCTGGCGTCCGGCCGCCCGATGGACCGTCTGGTCTGCGGCGATGTGGGCTTTGGCAAGACCGAGGTGGCGCTGCGCGCGGCATTCGTGGCGGCCATGGCGGGGCAGCAGGTGGCCGTGGTCGCGCCCACCACGCTTCTGGCGCGCCAGCATCACAAGGGCTTTACCGAGCGCTTTGCCGGTTTCCCGCTCAACGTGGGCCGCCTCTCGCGCCTCGTGCCCGACAAGGAGGCCAGCCTGACCCGCGCGGGCCTTGAGGATGGCACGGTCGACATTGTCGTGGGCACCCATGCCTTGCTGGCCAAGAATGTGAAATTCAAGCGGCTGGGCCTTGTTATCGTTGATGAAGAGCAGCGTTTCGGCGTCAACCACAAGGAACGGTTGAAGCAATTGCGCGCCGACGTGCATATGCTGACGCTGACCGCCACGCCCATCCCGCGCACCTTGCAGATGGCCATGTCGGGCCTGCGTGAGCTTTCCACCATCCAGACCCCGCCGGTCGACCGGCTTGCCGTGCGCACCTATGTGATGGAATGGGACGAGGTGGTGATGCGCGAGGCTTTGCTGCGCGAACACCATCGCGGCGGGCAGAGCTTTATCGTTGTACCGCGCATTTCCGATATGGCCGAGATCGAGGACTGGCTGCACGCCGCCGTGCCCGAGGTCAAATATATCGCCGCCCATGGTCAGATGAGCGCCAGCGAAGTGGAAGAGCGGATGAGCGCCTTTTACGAGCGGCGCTATGACGTGCTGGTTTCGACCACGATTGTGGAAAGCGGGATCGACATCCCCTCGGCCAACACGATCATCATCCACCGCGCCGACCGCTTCGGTCTGGCCCAGCTCTATCAGTTGCGCGGGCGCGTGGGGCGCTCGAAACTGCGGGCCTATGCCTATCTGACGACGCCGGGCGGGCGGGCGCTGAATGAAACGGCGGAAAAGCGGTTGAAAGTGCTGGGCGATCTCGATTCGCTGGGCGCCGGGTTCCAACTGGCCAGCCACGATCTGGACATTCGCGGCGCGGGCAATCTGCTGGGCGACGAGCAATCGGGCCACATCCGCGAGGTAGGCTTCGAACTCTATCAATCGATGCTGGAGGATGCGATTCTGGCGGCCAAGGCGGGCGAATACGGGCTGGAGCGTGAAAGCACCAAGGGCCTCTCGCCCCAGATCACGGTCGATGCGCCGATCATGATCCCGGAGGATTATGTCCCCGATCTGGCCGTGCGCATGGCGCTCTATCGCCGGTTGAACGATGCCGAGGATACGCGCGAAGTCGAGGCGCTCTCGGCCGAGATGATCGACCGGTTTGGCCCCCTCCCCTCGGCCACCGAAAACCTCATCCAGCTTATCCAGATCAAGCGACAGGCCATCGAGGCCCATATTGCCAAGATCGACGTCGGGCCGCGCGGCACACTGGTGGCCTTCCACAACGATAATTTCCCCGATCCCGCCGGGCTGTTCGCCTATGTCGAGCGCGTAGGCGGGGCGGTCAAGCTGCGGCCCGATTCCAAACTGGTGGTCCAGCGCGCATGGGGCGACCCCAAGGCGCGGTTGAATGGGTTGTTCCAACTGACCAAGGGGTTGAGTGCGGTGGCTCGGAAGGGGAAGAAGAAGTAA
- a CDS encoding cache domain-containing protein has protein sequence MTVFSRLLLAPALFALAVPAAIAAPHASSTEAQGLLDRAVMELTKEGPAKAFAEFSDPKAGFAHKDLYVFVFNTKGVYEATGANPKLVGTSAIDMTDAEGKLLVQAIIASVKDQPEGRVDYVWLNRADNRVEHKVSLVRRVGDHIVGVGYYKG, from the coding sequence ATGACCGTGTTCTCTCGTTTGCTGCTCGCCCCCGCGCTGTTTGCGCTGGCCGTTCCCGCCGCCATCGCCGCGCCCCATGCCAGCTCGACCGAGGCGCAGGGCCTGCTCGACCGGGCCGTCATGGAATTGACCAAGGAAGGCCCCGCCAAGGCCTTTGCTGAATTCAGCGACCCCAAGGCAGGCTTTGCCCACAAAGACCTCTACGTCTTCGTCTTTAACACCAAGGGCGTCTATGAAGCCACCGGTGCCAACCCCAAACTGGTCGGCACCAGCGCCATCGACATGACCGATGCCGAGGGCAAGCTGCTGGTGCAGGCCATCATCGCCTCGGTTAAAGACCAACCCGAAGGCCGCGTTGATTATGTCTGGCTCAACCGCGCCGACAACCGCGTCGAGCACAAGGTCTCGCTGGTGCGCCGGGTGGGGGATCATATTGTGGGGGTGGGGTATTATAAGGGATGA
- a CDS encoding GGDEF domain-containing phosphodiesterase, with protein MQDHDDAGRDPLTGLLTLDASRDRLAEWVEQGKSAAETGGGIPRVHAMLMGIRRFETINLAYGEATGDAALIEVATRIARLATESLNGPWFAARGPGGTFLLIVDEACSRERWHAFADQLADRIAQPIQRRVGTLRLSPRIALLRVLVGESAESAMDRLAQTLAVAQRDVARRVVWVDGETNRAGRTAAQLEADLLHAIDKGEIEVHYQPQFALDEEGNEHLSGAEALARWNHPKLGRIGAAALFAIADRADHLAPLSRHIAETALNAASAWPGHLRLSLNVTAADLAAVSFTFDLGKALGKSGFPTDRLTLEVTEQVLVADMTLAERSLSDLARLGIRIALDDFGAGFCNFHYLKTLPLHYLKLDRSMVDGITDDPRDLAVLRAIVAMAKALDLDVVAEGIETEAQRLTVAREGCACYQGFVRAQPMPEAAFLALVRG; from the coding sequence ATGCAGGACCATGACGATGCGGGCCGTGATCCGCTGACCGGTCTTTTGACGCTGGATGCATCGCGCGACCGGTTGGCCGAATGGGTGGAGCAGGGCAAATCGGCGGCCGAAACGGGCGGGGGCATTCCGCGTGTCCATGCGATGCTGATGGGCATCCGCCGGTTTGAAACGATCAATCTGGCCTATGGCGAGGCGACAGGCGATGCCGCGCTGATCGAGGTGGCCACGCGCATCGCCCGGCTGGCGACCGAGAGCCTCAACGGCCCATGGTTTGCCGCGCGCGGGCCGGGGGGCACATTCCTGCTGATCGTGGACGAGGCATGCAGCCGCGAGCGCTGGCACGCCTTTGCCGACCAGTTGGCCGACCGCATCGCCCAGCCGATCCAGCGCCGGGTGGGCACGTTGCGCCTGTCGCCGCGCATCGCCCTGCTGCGCGTGCTGGTGGGCGAAAGCGCGGAGAGCGCGATGGACCGACTGGCCCAGACGCTGGCCGTGGCGCAGCGCGATGTGGCGCGCCGGGTGGTCTGGGTCGATGGCGAGACGAACCGGGCGGGGCGCACGGCGGCGCAATTGGAGGCCGACCTGCTCCACGCCATCGACAAGGGCGAGATCGAGGTCCACTACCAGCCGCAATTCGCGCTGGACGAGGAAGGCAACGAGCATCTCTCGGGCGCCGAGGCGCTGGCGCGATGGAACCATCCCAAGCTGGGGCGGATCGGGGCGGCGGCACTGTTTGCGATTGCCGACCGGGCCGATCATCTGGCGCCCCTGTCGCGCCATATTGCCGAAACTGCGCTCAATGCCGCCTCGGCATGGCCGGGGCATCTGCGGCTCTCGCTCAATGTCACGGCGGCCGATCTGGCGGCGGTCAGCTTTACCTTTGATCTTGGCAAGGCGCTGGGCAAGAGCGGCTTTCCCACCGACCGGCTGACGCTGGAGGTGACCGAGCAGGTGCTGGTGGCGGATATGACGCTGGCCGAAAGGTCGCTCTCTGATCTGGCGCGGCTGGGGATACGCATTGCGCTTGATGATTTCGGGGCGGGTTTCTGCAATTTCCATTACCTGAAAACCTTGCCGCTGCATTACCTCAAACTCGACCGTTCGATGGTCGACGGCATCACCGATGATCCGCGCGATCTGGCGGTGCTGCGCGCGATTGTCGCCATGGCCAAGGCGCTCGACCTTGATGTCGTGGCCGAGGGCATCGAGACCGAAGCCCAGCGCCTGACCGTCGCGCGCGAGGGTTGCGCCTGTTATCAAGGCTTTGTCCGCGCCCAGCCGATGCCCGAGGCGGCCTTTCTGGCGCTGGTGCGCGGCTGA